Proteins from a single region of Trichoderma asperellum chromosome 3, complete sequence:
- a CDS encoding uncharacterized protein (TransMembrane:3 (o6-25i46-73o132-154i)~EggNog:ENOG41), which yields MLASTPILYSVLLPGTFFGAVVGALDYRRYDGVHRVTKSPQSTQPIAATITTAINTSVSTSIAVTFATVVVSAKNSDIPIRLSRLEGRMNGDGASQAAGTSTSTSIPEYASSAAETDNSGSDSQDSLSSTQLGGIIGGAAAFLALVVAVACVLIRHIDRLADQIAKIPRSSKSTSTRRSRPKPTSISSSDTDSRDSREDSVIESMRRSSLRRSQAHRKARSTARRNNQRRNGLYVAAAGNPQGERVQENQDRSTDIPLRTLPRPTINRRPVPAPNPAHAGIVSPAPINAISPRLLSSPSPVSAISSELEACSLAQELAGISSAESLAADSLIHYARDIPRVISRGLLLGRPSHTNG from the coding sequence ATGCTTGCTTCTACGCCAATCTTGTACAGCGTGTTGCTGCCTGGGACCTTCTTTGGCGCAGTCGTGGGGGCTTTGGACTACAGACGGTATGATGGAGTCCACCGCGTGACGAAATCACCTCAATCTACACAACCAATCGCGGCGACAATAACAACGGCCATCAATACAAGCGTATCAACTAGTATCGCGGTCACATTTGCAACAGTGGTCGTTAGCGCCAAGAATTCAGATATTCCAATTCGTCTTAGCAGGTTGGAGGGTCGAatgaatggcgatggcgccaGCCAAGCAGCCGGCACTAGCACTTCCACCTCCATCCCAGAATATGcgtcttcagcagctgagaCGGACAACAGTGGCAGCGACAGCCAGGATAGCCTGTCATCGACACAGTTGGGGGGTATAattggaggagctgctgcgttTCTTGCATTAGTGGTTGCTGTGGCCTGTGTTTTGATCCGGCACATTGACAGGCTAGCTGACCAGATAGCCAAGATACCTCGATCATCCAAGTCTACCAGCACAAGGAGATCAAGACCTAAGCCAACCAGCATATCATCGTCAGATACCGATAGCAGAGATTCGCGAGAGGATTCTGTCATCGAGTCAATGCGGCGGTCATCATTACGGCGCTCACAAGCTCATCGGAAAGCTAGATCTACAGCTCGTCGTAACAACCAGCGCCGCAACGGTCTATACGTTGCTGCAGCCGGCAACCCTCAGGGAGAACGTGTCCAAGAGAACCAGGATCGTTCAACTGATATACCCCTCCGAACATTACCTCGGCCTACCATCAATCGCCGCCCTGTCCCGGCTCCAAATCCGGCGCATGCGGGCATTGTGTCGCCTGCACCAATTAATGCTATTTCTCCGAGGCTATTGAGCTCACCATCACCGGTCAGCGCCATATCCTCGGAACTCGAAGCGTGCTCGCTTGCGCAAGAATTGGCTGGAATATCATCTGCGGAAAGCCTGGCAGCAGACTCGCTCATACACTATGCCCGAGATATACCCCGAGTGATCTCCCGAGGGTTGCTGTTAGGCCGCCCCTCGCATACCAATGGATGA
- a CDS encoding uncharacterized protein (EggNog:ENOG41) produces the protein MSFEQWEDALLWCSDTYLGNDLTVDGRMQQPTLAKYGEDVADEIFTTWAPNTIENDGCLDITGLDFDAVTSPAKQETEHDDADDDDDNQTITLIDDEASNSNPHNSSLAVVASTSTAPSFPAIELVMPAFAEFSRQTNRRALIDHFANVLSHLIVLREDEGNPFQQLVLPLCQKSPVVLNAVFALASAHMEHRGVRNNEKSIHFHNHAIRGLSSLIAKGCDSRRNELLAAIILLIYYEVLVQTGRSNIVDGHLRGAVAIMYNSQAMSDPTAVFLERAFRFYDVITALSFGSTPILPAPDSGNFAPFPPVDCRGATVSAGADALLGMATSLWPIIHRLSTLGDLKQELHLAELRGDASNIAILRTEFATTASAVELALQEWALPPEESSPNEEENVTTASKRMQSIVNSAMAYRHSGFVYLYRTIYGRSRRHAVVQRHTHISLLHCIGTVNNEGPMGALLWPLFVASCEAIDPVDREMSRQAFAAVGQRQGMTNIERARCIVEEVWRRADNGEDIEEEIIHVDERKKDLWRRVSEDMGVSVVFG, from the exons ATGTCTTTTGAGCAATGGGAAGATGCTCTTCTGTGGTGCTCCGACACATATCTCGGCAATGATCTCACCGTGGATGGCCGCATGCAGCAGCCGACTTTAGCTAAATACGGTGAAGATGTTGCGGATGAGATATTTACGACATGGGCCCCTAACACAATAGAAAACGATGGCTGTTTGGATATCACCGGGCTGGATTTCGATGCGGTCACGAGCCCTGCAAAGCAGGAGACGGAGCATGACGAtgccgatgacgatgacgacaaCCAAACCATCACCCTCATCGACGATGAAGCTTCCAACTCTAACCCGCACAATTCTTCTCTCGCAGTGGTCGCCTCCACATCGACTGCACCTTCTTTCCCCGCCATCGAACTTGTAATGCCCGCCTTTGCCGAATTTTCTCGACAGACAAATAGACGAGCGCTGATTGATCACTTCGCCAATGTGCTATCTCATCTCATTGTCCTACGTGAAGACGAAGGCAATCCGTTTCAGCAGCTTGTTTTACCATTATGCCAAAAGAGTCCAGTTGTTTTAAACGCTGTTTTTGCACTGGCTAGTGCTCACATGGAACACCGAGGCGTACGAAACAACGAGAAGAGCATCCACTTCCACAACCATGCCATCCGTGGGCTGTCTTCTCTGATAGCAAAGGGGTGTGATTCAAGAAGAAATGAATTATTAGCTGCCATCATCCTGTTAATTTATTATGAGGTG CTGGTTCAAACTGGCCGCTCTAATATCGTCGACGGACACCTGCGAGGTGCTGTAGCTATTATGTACAATAGCCAAGCAATGTCTGATCCAACCGCAGTTTTCTTAGAACGA GCCTTCCGGTTCTATGACGTTATCACAGCACTATCCTTTGGCTCTACCCCAATCCTGCCCGCACCAGACAGCGGAAATTTTGCTCCATTCCCTCCCGTTGACTGCCGTGGTGCTACAGTCTCCGCAGGAGCTGATGCACTACTTGGAATGGCTACTTCTTTATGGCCCATTATACACCGACTCTCGACTCTAGGCGACTTGAAGCAAGAACTCCATTTGGCTGAGCTACGAGGCGATGCTTCAAACATAGCAATACTTCGAACGGAATTTGCGACGACGGCTTCTGCAGTGGAGCTTGCTCTACAGGAGTGGGCTCTTCCACCAGAGGAATCTTCGCCAaacgaggaagaaaatgTCACCACAGCCAGCAAGCGTATGCAGAGCATTGTAAACAGCGCAATGGCATATCGACATTCTGGATTTGTTTACCTTTACCGAACCATCTACGGCCGTTCTCGGCGGCATGCCGTTGTGCAACGCCACACGCACATCAGCCTTCTCCATTGTATTGGAACCGTGAATAACGAAGGACCCATGGGCGCTCTGCTTTGGCCACTCTTTGTGGCCTCGTGTGAGGCGATTGATCCGGTGGACCGAGAGATGTCCCGACAAGCATTTGCGGCTGTTGGGCAGCGACAGGGAATGACCAATATCGAGCGAGCAAGGTGTATAGTGGAGGAAGTTTGGAGACGAGCGGACAATGGCGAAGATATCGAAGAGGAAATAATACATGTTGATGAGCGAAAGAAGGATTTATGGAGGAGAGTCAGCGAAGATATGGGGGTATCGGTTGTCTTTGGATAG